The window atctACCAGGTCTCTATTGGGGAGAAGAGTTATACTGCCTTCTTAATGAGTTTTTATCAGTGAGTGACATAGTAGGCAAAATGCCTGAGTCAGATCTGTATTATCTGCCAAATTATAATTATTGATGAAGATAGAAGTTTATATTCCATGGTTAATGGTTATCTACAGCCAATCTTTTTAGATTCTGGGGCAGATAGTAATATTGCATAACATCTAtaagagctctctctctctctcttgtggaTGCATGTCTGTCTGTGTGACTGATGCATATATGAGCTTTCAAACTCTGGCATTCCAACCGATTGTTCTCCTTAATTTGGCTAAGTTTTTAACAGCTGCGAAGTTTTGAGACCCTATGTTGCTcatattgatgatattttcaaagattttacTTCCTACAAGGTTCGAGTTCCTGTGACTGGTGCAATTATTTTGGATGAAACGTATGAACGGGTAATTTTCCCCTTTTAGTATTGTTATCTCTAGATGATTTACCTTCTCATACAATCATTATCTTGACCTTCCTGCCATGTTGCTCTAAGTTGTCATGATCTTAGTAGCAAGTTCGACGGGTGTGAATTACTATTTTACAAGGGGATTATGTTGGTAGGCAAGCGTATCTAATTGTCCGTTCTGTCAGTTCACAAGTCTCTATTTTTGCTGGTCCTCTTTCCTGAGGGCTTGGTCAGTAAATGATCCATGTTGGTGATATTTATGGACAGCGTAATTCATGATGTACAGTTACTTAGTATCTATTCTAATATGATCTTTTTCTATGacagaaagaaaggaaaataagaatgtCAATGATTTTGATGTAACCAATGAAGTTATGATGACTAGTTCTAATATCTGGTATTAATGTAACATACCATGGGCTTCTAAGTTGAGGAATCTGTCTTTAGAggagcaggaaaaaaaaaaaagaccttgtTAGTCAATTTCCAAAATGCCTGCATGATACAGCCTATCATTTTATTCGGCTTTGCTTTGGGATTACAAAAGAAGAGTTGTCCTTATACTGCTTGGTGGATGCTCAGAGAATGATCTTTTCCCTTTAccccctttttattttgttatgtaattttatgaaatgtaaAGCTCTAACATTGTAAAACTGTTAAAAATAATCCTTGGCAGTGCTTGCTAGTGAAGGGATGGAAAGGAACAAGCTGGAGCTTTCCTCGtgggaaaaagaacaaagacgaGGAAGATCATGCATGTGCCATTAGAGAAGTGAGcttttttccctcttcatcTTGAAGTTTTTTTCTCATTAATAGAGAAGTTCTTGAAAAATGCGGACTTGAATTGCAGTTAGGGATAGCCTAGGTGTGAGAAAGGGTTTGAAGCCCCACTTATTAAAGATATAGAGTACTATAATTCCCCTTTGTTTGAATCGTGAAAGACTAAAATACCATTCATATAGTGAAATGAATAGGATTTTGTTCTTCGTTTTACTTTCAGGAAAGTAAGAGGAAACATTTTCTCTGAATCTTGGGTTTGGCACATGGTGAATGAAGTTGGTTCTGTTTCAGCAAATATTTCTGTTTGTTTGTTACTTAGTGCTATTGTAAGTTATAACAATTCAGacatgattttgttttcatttagaTACTTTAAGTTCATCAAAGTTCAATTAGCTGAGTTTGGGGATCTGTAATGGCTTTTCTCACTTCTAAGCCACAAGACATTGAAATGCTTTTGACTTGTTCTTTTTTATGGCTAACGCAGGTCCTAGAGGAAACAGGTTTTGATGTGTCAAACCTTCTCAATAAGGATGAGTATATTGAGAAGATATTTGGACAGCAGAGAGTGCGGCTGTATGTTATTGCAGGCGTGAAGGATGATACTGCTTTTGCTCCCCTTACTAAAAAAGAGATTAGTGTATGTCTTCTGTTTGGGCAATCAATTACCCGCTGGAATTTTGAATCTGCATTTGTTAGCATTTTACGTCATGTAGGATGGAGACCAAACAGTTTCATTCTTTTTAAGGAACAAATCAACACTGCTTTGTTGCTGAAGCTACAAACATGGCTATTTGTCCAGTTGTCCTCCTgaataaaagtttaaattgcAGTCTCCAACTTTATGAACTTGTGGTCCTGGTATTTCTGTTTTTGTAGCTTACGGATTTATTCATAGTCTAATTTGCCACGCTGAGTTAAAAGCATTATGCCCACTGTTGGCTATATCAAGTTTTGTATATAATTTATTGCTCCTGCTGTGATATTGGTTTAGATATGAGAAGGAGGAAGGCATTAAAGTTAAGTAAGGGACGGATGAACTCTAGTTGCGTGTAAATCACttctttcatttatttgcaGGAAATTGCATGGCATCGCCTTGATGAGCTTCAGCCTGCAAATGATGCCGTTATATCTCGTAGTATAATTGGGCTCAAGCTATATATGGTGGCTCCCTTCTTGGGGTGCGTGCTTCAACACTTCATTTAATTTGGTCTCAACTGTGGAAATTGCATTTCTGAACTGTCCACATAATTATTTGTTGTTGCAGAGCTTTGAAGCACTGGATTTTGACACATCAGCCTCCTCCTACAAGATCTCATATACCTCTCAAAGGTTACTCTCCTTCTGAATTCTGCTAGTCTTGTGCATAATTGTTTCTGCTTTGTGATTTTTACATTCTTCCTCCCCCttcataatttttatgaaattgagaCTGACCTTGAGTAAGACCCATTAAATGGGTGGGTTGgataaaaaatgatccgatCCATATGAGCCCATTTAATCCATTTCGACCCATATATTATGTAGTGTAAATCTAATGACCCATGCCCGACCCAACCCATATTATTAAAACCCATTAATATATAAGGAAAATCCACATCCTCTTTAAGCTTTATGCTAATTGgataaaaacttcaaatcaaattagaaaatagtaaataaaataatttttttttaaaaacctgTAAATAGAATCTGACCAATaagatatatatttataaagaacTTAGGGCTGATAAACCCATTTTGCAACCTGGACTTAATGAGCCCAATTTCATGTGGGTagctcttttatttataaatggATTACAAATGATACAAGttaggataaaaaataaaaataaaattaaaaaaggaagaaagcaggGGAAACAATGAATTAAGAGAAGATTGATGTTTTTGTTGAAACAGAGATGTTCAGTTGAGACAAGTTAAGTGAAAATAATGTATTAAAGAATgtcttgtgttttcttttcatctagGCCAAGCATCAATATATGCCAGTAGAGTGACTTGACCCTTTATTTCTCTTTAGAttagatgggaaaaaaaatggttCGGCGactcttttgttgatttgacCATCAATTAACTTGTGAAGGGTATTCTTTTCATGTATTGGATTGTTTTGAATACAAAACAAATGGGAATCGATATTTTTAGGATAGTACTAAGTGTCCCATATTAAATTCATGTAGAAATCCTCATTCTCAGAGTTCAGGCTACTTCATTTGTTTTGGGTCTTAAATAAAAACATCTACTCTATACATTATTTCCATGTTTTAAATTCTTGCATATTAGATGAGGTAACTTGAATGCGGACAATCATTCCTTTGATTTAACCCACAAGGATGGCACAAGGGAAAGTGGAAGATGAGCCTGTGCTTTGTATGTTGTTGGCTTTTCAGGGTCATGGTTTCCCAATCTCTTGTAATAGGGAAATCCTTTTTGATTTTAGTTTTCATCAGATTCCAGGTTTCCGACCTACATTTGTCTTTGTTACAATATTGCATTTTACATGTCACCTTCCCTTGACAGCAGAGGTGGCCGAgcaaattattctttttatccaCTATCTTGGCAGTCACACAGAAGAACTTTGGTGAAacatttgtcttctttctttaaaCTGCATTGCGCGCTAGCATGAAATGAACCTCAATCTGATTGTTCTGATGGTTATCACTTCTGTTCTTGCCATCATCCTTCTTATCTGGATATGACTTTCGTATGATGAGTCATTCAGTGCCTGTGGCTTTTACTAGATGAGTTATGTGTCTGCTAATTTCTCTGGGCTGCGCTTCTAATGGGGTGGCCTATCTTTTTCCAGGAATTTGTATCTGGAAGGCAAAGAGTGGTTCTACGGGAAGTAGCTCCACAATTTCAGAGCCTCAGTCGAGTAAATCTGCATCTAATGTTCAGTCTTCTAACTCAGGCCCTGGGAAAAGTTTCCGATACTTCAGATTTGATACTGCGGCAATTTTAAGAGCTATGGAAGCTGGCTTCtcttcttgagaaaaaaaaaggcctctTTTCG of the Eucalyptus grandis isolate ANBG69807.140 chromosome 10, ASM1654582v1, whole genome shotgun sequence genome contains:
- the LOC104421790 gene encoding mRNA-decapping enzyme subunit 2, with amino-acid sequence MSSLHRSSSAPSKNGLPSQELLDDLCSRFVLNVPKEDLQSFERILFLVEYAHWFYEDNSVEKNPSLKSLSLKEFTGLLFNSCEVLRPYVAHIDDIFKDFTSYKVRVPVTGAIILDETYERCLLVKGWKGTSWSFPRGKKNKDEEDHACAIREVLEETGFDVSNLLNKDEYIEKIFGQQRVRLYVIAGVKDDTAFAPLTKKEISEIAWHRLDELQPANDAVISRSIIGLKLYMVAPFLGALKHWILTHQPPPTRSHIPLKGICIWKAKSGSTGSSSTISEPQSSKSASNVQSSNSGPGKSFRYFRFDTAAILRAMEAGFSS